A genome region from Vicia villosa cultivar HV-30 ecotype Madison, WI unplaced genomic scaffold, Vvil1.0 ctg.000011F_1_1, whole genome shotgun sequence includes the following:
- the LOC131621896 gene encoding eukaryotic initiation factor 4A-10-like — MAGLAPEGSQFDAKQYDTKMNELLSTDGQELITTYDEVHDTFDDMGLQENLLRGIYAYGFEKPSAIQQRGIVPFCKGLDVIQQAQSGTGKTATFCSGILQQLDYGLVQCQALVLAPTRELAQQIEKVMRALGDYLGVKVHACVGGTSVREDQRILQTGVHTVVGTPGRVFDMLRRQSLRSDSIKMFVLDEADEMLSRGFKDQIYDIFQLLPPKIQVGVFSATMPPEALEITRKFMNKPVRILVKRDELTLEGIKQFYVNVDKEEWKLETLCDLYETLAITQSVIFVNTRRKVDWLTDKMRGRDHTVSATHGDMDQNTRDIIMREFRSGSSRVLITTDLLARGIDVQQVSLVINYDLPTQPENYLHRIGRSGRFGRKGVAINFVTVDDARMLSDIQKFYNVTVEELPSNVADLL; from the exons ATGGCAGGTTTGGCTCCGGAAGGTTCGCAATTTGATGCTAAGCAGTATGACACTAAGATGAATGAATT GCTTTCTACTGATGGACAAGAACTCATCACCACTTATGATGAAGTCCATGATACTTTTGATGATATGGGATTGCAAGAAAATCTCCTCAGAGGCATATATGCTTATG GTTTTGAGAAGCCTTCTGCAATCCAGCAAAGGGGAATTGTTCCTTTCTGCAAAGGTCTAGATGTGATTCAGCAGGCTCAGTCTGGAACTGGAAAGACTGCAACCTTTTGTTCTGGAATTTTGCAGCAGCTCGATTATGGATTGGTTCAGTGCCAGGCTTTGGTTTTGGCACCAACAAGGGAACTTGCACAGCAGATCGAGAAGGTTATGAGAGCTCTTGGTGATTACCTTGGTGTTAAAGTTCATGCTTGTGTCGGTGGCACTAGCGTTCGTGAGGATCAGCGTATTCTCCAAACTGGTGTCCATACCGTTGTTGGCACTCCTGGACGTGTGTTTGACATGCTGCGAAGACAGTCTCTTCGATCAGATAGCATAAAAATGTTTGTTTTGGATGAGGCTGATGAGATGCTTTCACGTGGTTTCAAGGACCAG ATCTATGATATCTTCCAGCTGCTGCCACCCAAAATTCAGGTTGGAGTGTTCTCTGCTACAATGCCACCAGAAGCCTTGGAGATCACAAGGAAGTTCATGAATAAGCCAGTGAGAATTCTGGTAAAGCGTGATGAATTGACCCTTGAGGGTATTAAGCAGTTTTATGTGAATGTTGACAAGGAAGAATGGAAACTAGAGACATTATGTGACCTTTATGAGACTCTGGCTATCACTCAGAGTGTCATTTTTGTCAACACAAGGCGCAAGGTGGACTGGCTCACTGACAAAATGAGAGGCAGGGACCATACAGTCTCAGCCACCCATGGAGACATGGACCAAAACACTCGTGATATCATAATGCGTGAATTCCGCTCTGGTTCTTCCAGAGTTCTCATTACCACTGACCTCTTGGCTCGTGGTATTGATGTTCAGCAAGTGTCTTTGGTGATAAACTATGATCTTCCTACCCAACCTGAAAACTATCTCCATCGCATTGGGCGAAGTGGGCGTTTCGGAAGAAAAGGTGTTGCTATAAACTTTGTCACTGTGGATGATGCAAGAATGCTGTCTGATATTCAGAAGTTTTACAATGTCACCGTAGAGGAATTGCCTTCAAATGTTGCCGATCTTCTCTGA